In the Candidatus Cloacimonadota bacterium genome, ATATTGTGAAACTTACAGAAGGAAAATCATTGAAAACAAATATTGAGCTGGTAAGGAATAATGTGAAACTGGCTTGTGAAATAGCGAAAGAAATTATGAAATAAATACATTATGCTGAAATTAAATCCGAATATATAAAACTTGCCTACAATGTTAGCAAAAAATTATTTGTCGTAAATAAGTGGAGTAAAGATATGAGAAAAGCACCTATATCAGATATTGCTGATTATTTAGAAAAGAATTATCCTAAAATTGAAATTGCATACATTTTCGGTTCAGCAAGTTCGGAAAAATGAAAAAGAATTCCGATATTGATTTGGCACTATATTTAGAATCGGATACATCTAATACTATTACACTACAAATTGCTTCAAATCTGGAAGAAGAATTTCATTTTTCATTTGATGTAATTAATCTGAAAACGGCTAATCCTATTTTACAGCATGAAGTATTGAGAACTGGCGATAGAATTATTGACAAAAACAGTAT is a window encoding:
- a CDS encoding nucleotidyltransferase domain-containing protein is translated as MKKNSDIDLALYLESDTSNTITLQIASNLEEEFHFSFDVINLKTANPILQHEVLRTGDRIIDKNSILRADFELESFRNYIDNSYFLRRRYAK